TTTTAAAAgcatcaaatatatataaataaatctagcAACAGATGGGGAAGCACTCTACTGAAAACTACACAACGCTAttgagataaatttttaaaaataaaaaaatggagaaatacacCACATTCATGATTTAGAGAACTCAGTGTTGCAAAGATACCCATTCTCCCCCAAGTTAACCTAGTTTTAATACAGTACAAATTAAAATCCCAGCAGGTCTTTCAAGGAAACTGACAAGTctactctaaaatttatatggaaattcagAGCCAAGAATAgccaaagaaatgttaaagaaaagaacaaagaatttaAACCATGTATTAATCCTATTAGAAGATAAAGTAATTAATGAGTGGAGTACAGATGCAAGCATAGACAAActgacaaatggaacagaataaagagcccataAATAATTCACAAATACACAGTCATCTGACTAATGATAAAGATATATTCAGCAATGCATTAGTAAGAAAAGGATGTTCTTTTCAGTAAATGGGACTGGATCAGTTGGATATCTATACCTGTGGAGGGAGAAGATTGTATCTTGATCTCTCCCTCACCTGATGCAAAAGTCAATTCTAGATTGacagatctaaatgtgaaaggtaaaacaatatattctttagagaaaaatataggaGAACATTGGCAAAGGTTTAGCAAAGATTCTTAAACAAGATACAAAGAGCACTAATTATTAAGTAAATATTGCTAAATTGGATTACAATTAAAATCTTCTATTTCTAAATACCCACTATTAATTGACATTTAACCGTAAGATTGAAGAAGATATTACTATATACATCTAACAAAGGATTCATAACGTAagtacataaagaactcctacagaaaagggaacactcctacattgttggtgggaatgtaaattggtgtacgcactatggaaaacaatatggaggttcctttaaaaactaaaagttgaGCTGCCAAATTacccagcattcccactcctgggcacatatctggagcaAACTATAATTATGCATTTCCCAAGACCCTTGCTTGTAGATACTAACTCTGAAGCAATTATCCAGGTTCACCTCAACAAGCTGTCTTGGGATTGCCTCTCCAAAACTGATAAATAGGGCTGATGGGGCTCCAGTGCAGCTCCTTTCTTCATGAACTGAGCATCCAGGGGTTAGTTCTCAGATTCCCCAAGCTCATCAGAACATCCACAGCTTTACATTCTTCTCCTTTTATGCAGGCACGGAAGAGCCAGACACCAGTTCCCTCTTTCCCAACTTCAGCGAATGGGATGAATCACCAAGCCCTCTTCAGAAATAATGCCttaggttcctccatgtcttgaCTGAATTTTCATCCTGCATAGGACAGTGGAAACCGCAGAACTAGGCAACCCTGAGACCAGCACAGAAGAGTGGGTAAGGTCTGCATATCTCAAACATATtcactttctccctttttctctctcgtccctttcttctcttctccatttaCTCTTTCTCACAAATATACTCACATACTTTGGAAAATGTTCACAGAATCTAACTCCTAGTGCTCTATAGTTTTCAAAGGGCTAGCACATGCCTTGTTGCACATGATCTTCTCACCCATAAGAAAGGCTTTATGGGTGAGATGAGGAGGCTCAAGGAGGTTGCATGCCCTCCTTGGAGTCCTTCAGAGGGCAGCACAGAAATGACCAAAGGACAGTTTTCTAATGAGTTTGTAGCCCTTTTCCACCTCACCTCCACACTAtctcccctctccacccacacACGCTGCAGAGGAGTTTGTGCCTCAGAAGCCAGCTGACCACACACATGTTCAGAACCCACTGACTCTTACAGGTGAAGAagagtgtttcccaaagtgtacAATCAGAACCACCAGGTGATTTCAAAAAAGACTTTGTTCTCAGGAACAGAACCAGTATTTCAAGGAAGGAGGCCAGAAAGCAGACTTTTAAAGCATCACAGGCAACTCTTATGTACACTGAAGTGTGGAAGACTCCTGTCTTAAGGGCTAAAGCAGAAGTATGGATGCCTTAGGGTATCCTCTGATGTTTCTCAGCCCTCATAcctgtctccttcccaccctcctgtcAGGCAGATGCCCCAGAGAGTCCTGAATCCAGTCAGCAGGCTGTGGAAGGAAGTAGTTTCTGATAAGGTCTAAGGAGATGGAAGACCTTTGTCTCTATGGTAGAAAACAGGTGGTAGCCAGGTATGCTCAGGGTTGGGgcactttttctttctcaggtcAGTTTGGGGATCTTGAGATGAACCCGTAAGTTCCCCCTTCTCATGGAAACTCTTTGCTTTTCTAATAGAAAAGCAGCCTCCTCAACTTGAGACCTTGCTTATGTactgtgagagataaatgagcTCATTTATGGTGTAGAACCATAGGTGAATTATAGGACCAGCAAACAGTAGATGCGGGAAGCTGCCCATACAAGTCTCTAGGGCATGTCCTGAGATTACTCCCATTTAATTCAAATGCCAAAGGACCACCATGTCAACTCTATAAtttggaatcttttaaaattatttatttaatttttatttttttaaaatagaggtactggagattgaactcaggacttcgtggatgccaagcacatgctctaccactgagctatacccacctctcCTATAAGCtggaattttaatattaaaagagaaattaaccATCACCTACCTCCATTAAGAGTTTGAATCAGCTCTGAAATGATCGCTAAGCTCACTATACTATACAGCCTGTTCAAAAGACTTCTGTAATGGGAAATCCCTTCTCTCTTTGTAGGCACAGCACTTAAGTCTTCTGGGAGATAGCCTGACTCATCtttgcctcttttattttctagctCCTGACCTGAACAATCCACAACATTTTGCATGTGAAAGCCATAATAAAACTCTCACTCTTCTCTGCCCCATGTAGATAGCACCAAGGAGATAGCCACAAATGAGTCTCCACCTTGACATTCTGGGTCATTCCCTGCAGACATAAGTGGGTCTCCTACGTGAGTGGGGAGAAGAGCTGTGTCCAGGAAGGAGTAAAGACTAAGGCCACAGATCCCTCTTGGTTCTGAGAGTAGGGTTTCCTAATGAGCAGAGATGGGAGATGATACTCAGACACACAGGTAAAGAACAGGACTCCTTCTGAGACCTTCATAACAAGACCTCCCATTTACATAGGGCCTTAAGGTTGGGAAAGTGCTTCCACATCCAGCATTTCAGCTCTTCTCTAAACCCAGTGACACAGGTATCTTTTACCCTCCACTAATGTGTGGTAGAGTGACCAGGGAGCAGACTTTGGAGACATAAAAGGGGAGTCAAATCCCAACTCCATCATTTACTAGTTGAGGGAATTTGGGAAATTCATTAACTTTCCAAGTCTCGGTTACCTCATCTATAAACTGCAATAACAGAAACAAACCGTGTTATTGTACAGACTTAACAGACAagatagataaatgacaaggtaggtaggtaggtagtcACTTAACACATTATCTGACCAAATACTCATTAAAGGGTAgtggttcatttaaaaaaatagctgtaTGTCTTAAACTAGGCGTTTGGACCTAAACTTCTGACTCAGAATCTCCTTCCGCTATACCTCCAACAAAATATCTGGGAAATCAACTCTGTTCACTGAGGTAACAAATCTACTCATTTGCAAAATGTTGGGCCTTCCCGGTGCCCCCTCACCTCCAATCTGAAGCTCCAAATTACTTTAATCTCCTAGGCTACTCACCGCTCTCACATCGACATTTGCTTCTTCTGGTGCTAATTCAAATTTATCGTTTCAGCTTGAATTTGCAGAACACACTGCACACTTCCGTGGCACGCTGGCCGACTACCCAAACATTCTTATCTGTTCTGTCACTTAGTTTCTTGGTTTTATGACTCTTCCCTATTTATTCAGTTTGAATGCATGGAATAACCTAATTGTCTTTGGTTCAATCCTCATTTATTCAGTTTGAATGCATGGAATAACCTAATTGTCTTTGGTTCAATCCTCATTTCTTGATCCCTTATGCTGTGCCTAGCTCAGTGAGGTCCTACAGATACAGGAATGAATATGGGATATTGTCCCTGCTCTTGAGGGTCTCACAGTCTCCCGGGAAAACAGACAATTAAGCAAAATGTGGGATGGGACATCTTAAAAGAATGTGAAGACCAGGAAATAATACAGAGCTTGAAGTGACACCTTTGTGGCAGGAAGAGATGCTGCAGGAGATGCTTGAGTGGGAGCTTGCCAGGCTAACAATGGAATAGCAGAGTGGATAATGCATTCAccaaaaattcagagaaaaagaacagctgGTGCAAAGAACCAAGGCAAAGCACTGtgcatgctaaaaaaaaaaatatacaagctTAAGGGAGTGCTGGAATAGAGAGACCCTGAGATCCACTGAGGCAGAGGCATTCTGGGGTTTGACCACCTGGCCACAAACATGGGCTTTTCTGGAGGAAATGGGGAGCTCAGTTACTACTGGGAAGACACGTGATCAGATCTGTAATGCAGAAAGCAAGCTTTGTGCAGCAGGGAGGGTGGTGCATGGCCAGTGTAAGCACCTGACATGCATTTGTTTCCTCCTCACAGTGACCCCAAAAGTAGATCCTATAGTATTACATAAGCATAACCggtcatttttctatttcccaaGATAAGAGTaaactacattttttaatttaacaggtatcatgagcatacatatatatggaacaCATGTCTATTCATAAGGGCttcatttcattgtatggattGTGCACTTTCTAATCagttgtttctgtttatttttttactatttgtAACAAGGTTCTGATAACCATcttttatatacatatctatGTTTTTGACTATAAGAAAAATCCCTAAAACTAGGATTGCTCAAAGGGATTTCCTTTTTAAGAGCTTACAACATGGAATGTCAAGTTTCTCTCTAGAAAGTTGTACCCGTTTATTTCCTTTCATCGGATATAAAGCTGCCTATTCATCCCATCTTTTGATAAGTAATGAAGTTACATGTTTGTTCGTATGTTTACTGACTTcgaatttcttcttttatgaattgCATGTTCCTGTCTATTGCTGTTTTCCAGTGGAGGGGGTGATAATTTCATCATCAGTTTACGATAATTCTTACTATATGAAGCATATTAAACCTCTGTCTATCACATACATGGcaagtgttttttctcttttggtattttttgtttgtctgtggtTAGTTGTTGTATTACAATGTTTTGATGTGGTAAGTATTTCACTTTTATGATGTAAAATATggcataatttttcactttttttgctATCAATGCCATTCTtgtgaatgtgtatttttaatttcgttgctcatgcttttggtatTATAGCTGAAAATTCTTCATCAAActcaagatcatgaagatttccctgtgttttcttctaagagttttatagttttacctctTATTTAAGTCTTgatccatttcaaattaatttttatatatggtgtgagataagggTCCACCTTTGGTATGTAGCTATCCTGGTGTCCCAGCACTAATTTGTTGAatcttttccccactgaatgatcttggcactcttgttgaaaatcagatGACCACAGATGACCACTCACATgcatttatttctagactctcaattctattccactgatctgtaCGTTTATccttgtgccagtaccacactgtcttcatTATTGTTTTTTGTAGTAAGTTTTTGAAGTTGAAAAAATGTGAGTTCTCCGAattcgtttttgttttttgagattgttttggTCATTCTGGAGATCTATCCCGGAGAATGTTCCAATGGCACTTGAAAAGAGTGTTGTTCTGTTGTTGCTGGGCAGAGTACTGATTAGACATAGTCGACGtacagtgttgttcaagtcttctgtttccttgccgATCTGCTGAGTTGTTCTACCCCCTATGGAAAGTATGATACTCTATTCTCTACATATTCttcttaaattatatatttctcctttctttttttttcattatatattttgctATATATGATCAGTAAGATATAACAATTATGAACACAATCTATCATTATAAAATGCCCCCCATCtctagtaacattttaaaattaaaacctatttttaatctctaaagCCTACTCTCATATTTAAAGACTAATGTATACCCACCTTAGTTTTTCAGTGGTTTCTTTTTGCACGCTAtgttttcccatccttttacttGCAACATTTCCTACTAAATTTTCAAAGATGTtcatgaatagatgtttttcatttgctgtttGCCCTTAGGACCATTTCCACAGGTTTCAAAtccttgtatttttatattttcaccagTGTTACTGGGGAGTGGGACAATGGAGCTCCTCACACTGTCATGATAAAAGTCAAGACACCTAatccattatatttttaaatttcataatcttatttttcactgaaaagcaaaatttcttgATAGAGGAGcactcttttgaaaaatgtagtaTCCTCCTGCCATTGATGTCATGAATAAAtttaagttttctcttctttcataaaGAAAGTCTTTTACATAAAAGGACTATTCACTTGAATACATGGAATGATACCCCTTTTAGACTATTAAGCCTGcctaaaatactgtttaaaactATTCATTTTCAAAGACTTACTATGGGTTTtaggggaggagatggaggagagtcATCAAAATGAAATGCTAATTATTAtccaatatataatataaattccAAGAAgtgcagcagaaaaaaaataaaggaaaaaaagaaaagattctcattaaatgaaagataatttttagaTTGGAAAAGACATTCTAAGTCAGATAAATCAATGAAAGGAGAAACATTCTTCACatctcaaataataaaaacatcaaaatggGAAAAGTTCTTATCTATCTTCACATAGTGAAATTCAATGTAATTCCTAAACAGAACTTGgtaaattttaattaacattaaagaaaacattatgcAGGCAGAAATATAAGGTTAttcaaagagggaaaaatcagtaataaagtTACAACAGTGACTTGGAGAAAGTTCTCCATCACATTGTTGGGTTAATAAAGatgattgaaagaaaaaacaaacggAAGTATGctcaccaaaatgttaacactgCTGCATGGCAGAATTTGGGGTGATGTTTAACtttctttcaatttaaatttttctgtatagcTTGAATTATTCACACTGGATTTTTTTGTGTATAATCAGCAGATTGCAATGTATTATAAGCTATTTTGGGGAAATGAATTTCCTgaggcttcttttaaaatttacatcttaAGTTACTGaagaaatttcaacaaatttcTAATAGTAGAAACCAACAATAAGTGAACATAAGCTTAAGATGGAAGATAATGCAAACAAAGCATATCAAAAAGGTGATAAGGATGgcacataaaaaaagaaaccatagaTAAACCTCATTTATAAATATGACTACAAAAGTCTAAATAAAACAATTGGAAATCAATTTTAGTGTTTTATACTGGGATGGAAGTGTATTTCAGTATTACCAGAACTATTAATGTAATAGGTACTGAAAAATCAttgattaaaagtgaaaagacatagctaattattaaaatattattagcaaAACACAAGCAGAAGGATAGTTGCTAAATATATACACCATCTTCTGCTGAAGCATTTTAAGGCTCTTTACtacacttagaagaaaatttaaaatcttaacaATTAACTGAATGACCTGACCCCTGCTTACCTGTACAATCCTACATCTCACTACTCTCCTGTTCACTCCAGCCATACTGACCCATATTTAATTCCTTAAACACAACAAAGGCACAGCTCAAGTCTTTTGTAAATGCAACTCTCTTCCTGCAGTGCTCTCTGATCAAGACTTCATAGACTGGCTTTTTTCATCCTTCACatctcaaataataaaaacatgaaaatgtaaagagTTGTTATCTATCTCCATATAGTGGAATTCAATGTATCTTATTTACATGTtctccccttttattttttttgaatttttaaaatttaatttctatatattaggttttcaaaaggaaaaaagacacattaagTTACTTTCATTGTTGTTATGCCTAAAATGTGCTTGATAAGAAGCAAAACATTGATCTTGTATTTCTCCCAAAACAGACAGTTGCCTCAATGCCATTTATTGACCAATACAAAAATCTGTCTCTTGATAAACATGGTCCCATAACAATCGACTATATCCTTCCTACAGGCTATTTGGTCTGCATCTGACGTTTCTCTCCAGTTCTATTGATCTGTTTATTCCAGCACAGGTACCACACTGTTTCAGAGTCCTTTATATTTGGCACAGGAGGTCTCCCCTTGCTCTCTTTCAACATTTCCTtagtttcacatttatttttagattaaacttagatgagattttctttcttaaaaaatcctGTTAGAATTTTGACTTCAAACAAGCTCAGGTTTAGATTCGTTCAGTAGAATATGCATCTTTGGAATCTTAATATGCCTATCCATTTATCAAGTTTTTACTATATGCTTCTCTGGAGAATTTAAAGGCCCTGACTAAttcttgttaacattttttaatgcacaGATTTTTTTAGTTGTCGCTGTGTATGGGATCAtttcacattatattttaattttattattcttgatTACTATTTacatagaataataataaagaatctTTCTTGAGTACTCACTGCAGGCCAGCTATTTGTGTTAAGCGCTTTAGTAGTTAATTTTACTTTCATCTCAACCCATTTTTCTCATGAAGAAATGGGATCTTAAAGAGCTAGGAAACTTGCCTCAGTGTAAGACCCCAGACTTAATTTCAAGCGCTTTGAAATCCCTTTATTTCTAATAACATTTCAGTTGATTGTTTTAGACTTCCTGGACAGATCATCCTATCAGCAAATACtgataatttttccatttcctttccagaATTTTTACTTTTCCCCTTTGTTCAGTTGCATAACATCAGTTTCTTTTACTGTATATACTTGttctaaatatcatttaaatCAATATAACATCATAACATACTAATTTTGTAAGCACTTCAAGATGGTTGTAACATgatatgatttaaaataagaCACAGGCGTTGTTCCTATAATATTAAGTATGCCCGATTAGAACTTGCCTAGAATAAGTCATATGAAGATTTTCcaggttctgttttctgtctcttacaTTGTTTCTTATAccaaaaacaaagtataaaatttaGCCTAAGCTATTGTTAATGATAAGACAACAGtggattttactttttgaaatgtcTTTAGTGAATTGAGGGTACTTAGTAGACATTTGTTGGTGCTGATGTTGCAGACAGTCAGAAAAATGGATGGAGGCAACCAGAGTGGTGTCTCCAAGTTCCTGCTCCTGGGGCTCTCAGAGCATCCTGAGCAGCAGTGGGTTCTGTTTTGGATATTCCTGTCCATGTACCTGGTCATGGTGGTGGGAAATGTGTCCATCATCCTGGCCATTGGCTCCGACTCCCGCCTGCACACGCTCATGGACTTCTTCCTGGCCAACTTCTCCTTCACCGATCTCTTCTTTGTCACCAACACAATCCCCAAGATGCTGGTGAACCTTCAGTCCCAGAACAAAGCCATCTCCTACACTGTGTCCTACTCTGACACAGCTCTACTTCCTGGTCTCCTTGGTAACCCTGGACAACCTCCTCCTAGCCACAATGGCATATGACCACTATGTGCCCATCTGCCGTCCCCTGCACTACACCACGGCCATGAGCCCTGGGCTTTGTATTTCACTCCTGACCTTGTGTTGGGCACTCTCCGTCCTCTATGGCCTCATCCACACCCTCCTCATGACAAGGGTGAGCTTCTGTGGGTCCTAGAAGATCCATTACATCTTCTGTGAGATGTCCTGTTGAGACTCGCATGTTCCAACACCCAAGTCAATCATACAGTGCTTACTGCCACAGGCTGCTTcatcttcctcatcctctttGGGTTCATGCTCATGTCCTATGTCCGGATTGTCAGAGCCATCCTCCAAATGCCCTCAGCCTCTAGCAAGTATaaagccttctccacctgtgccTCCCATTTGGCTGTGGTCTCCCTCTTCTATGGGACACTTTGCATGGTATATCTGAAGCCCCTCCACAGCTACTCCATGAAGGACTCAGTGGCCACAGTGATGTATGCTGTGGTGACCCCCATGATGAACCCTTTCATCTACAGCCTGAGGAACAAGGACATGCATGGGGCTCTAAGAAGACTCCTCCTAGGGAAGCCTTCCATAGGTTGACATGAGGATAATTTTGGAAAGGGCATTGAAGTGATGTTTGGGAATTTCCTCCATCATGTGCAAGGCATTATCCTGTATGGTATACAGGAGTAATTAGGACATAGAGCCAGCCCAGAATGAGTTTATTGATTTGTGGTAAAGACAAGACATGTATGTATAACTCAATATCCCTTAGATCTCATCCTCCTTGGCAATAAATAAGGTCACACTAAGACTAATATGAGAAGTTTGCAGGGTCAAATCCTTCAACTTGCCTGATACAGGACCATGGTCCCAGCCTTATCCAGATACATAAAGTTATAGCCTAGGGAAGTCAATCCTGTTCTCTGACATATATCCACTCATGTTCCTGAGCTCTGGCCTTTTCTTAGGATAATGCCCTACAAGCCATTTACAGAAGATACCTTGTGCTACCTCCACTGCAGGTGTCCTGGGTGAGGCTGCCCCTTACCTGATGTACGGCCAGGGGGAGGTCACTGCTTCAATCCTGACCCACAGTCCCTCTGGACACAGCCCCTATGGTTCAGTTAGAAATGGCAAGAAGATTCCTCTCTTTTGCTCTGggttgattttttaaactttgggcTCCAAAGCAATACTGCctctcttgtctttttcctctgtttcttttctctgaaaaaaaagtcagtctttGTCCTTGGGAAGTCCATCCTGTCCTTTATTTCCATGGCTCTTCACCTCTTATCTCTTCTTCATGCAACAACTCCATCCTTCCCTTTAAACAAAACTCTCAAGCATATTAACATACACTCGTGAACAGGAGTAGTGGTGGAGACAGCAGGAGAGGAGGTAATTGTGAGACCCAATCTTCACATTTTTGATGTTCATTTGGTCATTCACCAATTCATTCAACTGATGAATAACTTAATGCCCATTATGGGCCTCAAACAGGATTGCAAACATTAATAAGGAGCCCAAGTCTACTGATAAGTAGATAAAATTACAGTAAGTGTAAATGGACCTAACTTATCAGTTAAAAGGTAATGTTTAACagattgattaaaaataaaatacagatatatgtatttaaaagagatacactgaaagcataaaaatctataaaacttaGGAGTAAGAATAGAAACAGGCATACTTGGAAAATACTACTCAAAATAAAGCTGAATATAGCTATATTGACATCAGATAAAATAGGCTTCaaagcaaaaattattaagaacGGAGAATATTCTTTTATtgtatctacatgagatgatggatgttaacttaTCATGGTAATAGTTTCACAATATGTgtaagtcattatgctgtacacctgaaacttacagtgttgtatgtcaattatatctcaataaaactcaaaaaaagaatggaaagtgtTACTATCAAAGGCAAATATGAAACATACCCTGACACTCCACAAGGCAAATGAAGTTTAAGCTTTTTAAGCTCCTTCACACTCTGTTGCAGGCACCCCTTCCAAGGCTCTTAtctaatttgtaattttttttcttacgcAGGACCCCAAATGGCATCACTTCAGGCCCCAAAGCCTTACAGCACTCAGATAAAGCAATTGTAAGTATTTttgcaccttttaaaaaaaaaagtctcaaaacgTATGAGATAAATCTGGTATAACGACCAGGAGGAATTTATAGGATCAccattatgaaagaaaatattagcagGCTTCTCTTGATCAATGGTGGGTCAGGTTGGCAGAGGAATGTGAAAATATGGAGGATCTGAACAGCGTGGTCAATGTGCTTGATTTGGGCTTATGTGGAGTTTACACGCAATGATTAGAAACAGTATTTTCTTGGGCATACGTGGAACATTTGCAGGAATTAATCACGTActgagccacacacacacacacaaaggcctCAACAAATTTCAAGGAATAGATAAGTCAAGCGCAGTCTTTGATCACAATTCAATTGGTTTGGATGTTAATGACAAAAGAGTAAATACAGTGTCTCCAATTTTTGGAACTTGGGAGACAGACTACTAGCTAACtcaaggttaaaaaagaaatcaaaatagaaatttgaaagcatctagctatctggagggaactctcaTGTgaatagatacatgcaccccaatgttcataccagcactacatacaatagacagacatggaagcaacctaaatgcctaagtgtccatcgacagatgactggataaagaaattgtgatatatttatacaatggagtactatttgccataaaaaagaataaaataataccatatgcagcaacgtggatggacctagagatcgtcattctaagtgaagtaagacagaaagagaaagaaaaataacctatcactcacatgtggaatcttgagaaaaaaaaaaaataaaaggacactatgaactcatctacagaacagaaacagactctcagacttagtaaacaatcttatggttactgaggaaagAGGTTGGGAGGGTGTAATTTAGGAGTTTGATAtctacaaatgttagccactatatataaaaaatgattttttaaaaaagtttcttttgtatagcccagggaactatgctcagtatcttctaataacctttaatggaaaaaaatatgaaaacgaatatatgtatgtatatgcaagactgggacattgtgctgtacaccagaaactgacacactgtaatt
The sequence above is a segment of the Camelus ferus isolate YT-003-E chromosome 16, BCGSAC_Cfer_1.0, whole genome shotgun sequence genome. Coding sequences within it:
- the LOC102507575 gene encoding olfactory receptor 1D2-like, which translates into the protein MLQTVRKMDGGNQSGVSKFLLLGLSEHPEQQWVLFWIFLSMYLVMVVGNVSIILAIGSDSRLHTLMDFFLANFSFTDLFFVTNTIPKMLVNLQSQNKAISYTVSYSDTALLPGLLGNPGQPPPSHNGI